A region from the Bactrocera dorsalis isolate Fly_Bdor chromosome 1, ASM2337382v1, whole genome shotgun sequence genome encodes:
- the LOC125775426 gene encoding uncharacterized protein LOC125775426 has protein sequence MKEFLTTQYEIAERVDKKLVRTKNVQNDLNRSFNRPQASSHNNLTRSFSKNQSFTSEQYKQTSCEVCRGGHKLKLCEKFKKKMNVSDRNNFVRTKKLCTNCLSHAHTLKDCESKFNCVYCHKRHHSMLHITNFSSSPPNSANVKRATGLVATTNSENCQEAPCCSKALKSQSLHSENHSRVLLPTAVVSIEHRGELFKLRALIDQGSQRSFIASRAQNRLQLPTKLDNFEITGMGGRVVQNSNKICPITLFSQKADKRIQAEAIVLPQLTNMLPSYHINSKHWQKVSHLKLADPNCNTPAQIDLLLGSDLIPQIILQGIEKITKTLLAQNTIFGWA, from the coding sequence atgaaagaatttcttactacccaatacgaaattgcagaaagggtagataaaaaactagtcagaacgaaaaacgttcaaaacgacctcaatagaagcttcaatagaccccaagcaagtagTCACAATAATTTAACTAGAAGCTTTTCTaagaatcaatcgttcacatccgaacaatataagcaaacgtcatgcgaagtttgtagaggaggtcacaaactaaaattatgcgaaaaattcaaaaaaaaaatgaatgttagcgatcgaaacaatttcgtaagaacgaaaaaattatgtaccaactgtctgtcacatgcgcatacgcttaaagattgcgaaagcaaatttaattgcgtttactgccataaaagacatcattcaatgttacatataaccaatttttccagctcacccccaaacagcgcaaacgtaaaaagagcaacaggattagttgcaacgacaaattctgaaaactgccaagaagcaccatgctgctcaaaggcctTAAAAAGTcaatcgctacatagcgaaaatcacagtagggtattattacccacagcagttgtctccatcgaacaccgaggagaactgtttaaactcagagccttaatagaccaaggatcacaacgttcatttatagcgtctagggcacaaaacaggctacagttgccaacaaaactggacaactttgaaatcacgggaatgggcggaagagttgttcaaaactcaaataaaatctgccccattaccctcttttcccaaaaagcggataagcgcatacaagcagaagctattgtcttaccgcaattaaccaacatgctaccaagctatcatataaatagcaagcattggcaaaaggtttcacacctaaagctagcagacccaaactgcaacacccccgcacAAATAGATctcctattaggcagcgatctcataccacaaattattctccaaggtattgagaaaattaccaaaacacttctggcgcaaaataccattttcggatgggcctaa
- the LOC115066102 gene encoding uncharacterized protein LOC115066102, translating to MIRQQQQKQQQQQTTTTTTSATTSTTTSTTTASSSSSTSAARKSGPGARRKPSFLDALSPDKRALFEEHARDDDDVPSCSDTQRSVSTTVNRASAAPATPSSRIDCGQEGGFTKVESRGERKRRRQRGNVPCTPEPGRPGGHDDPRRAGMSGATLKWYLRFLEDGMTPESAEKRALNRSSGNIPSPSNTRRVGTNGGSSATRRRNRRRRRAQAAQSEGRIEARPAPQEEPSRMKKRKSVQITPQEPPLPKRIREDRPQGAGGKRPNPNQQPMKTTSRKYSEAVSNIRMAVLPNNYPAEALGSEQLTALQDCLVNALTIGVGYTGAFNGIFFKGGMLLVDCQDEKSATWLKNITPRLEGWEGPALCVRRGEEIPQLHSMVAFFPRSADKSYDFALNLVRNQNEGLSTSAWKVVASSVEGSGWNLNITMDDVSYTYIKQKGYRLNFRFGKIVVRPWRPKATTTSQEPPTGTTATPAPPITRPVALEATAAVVSCEQDESPNDQISAGQVATTAADVNSGNGSTTAQESMLPSTQELLEGLEMQVDGETEDEDLSLVEPVL from the coding sequence ATGatccgacaacaacaacaaaaacaacaacaacaacaaacaacaacaacaacaacatcagcaacaacatctacaacaacatctacaacaacagccagcagcagcagcagcactagTGCCGCTCGCAAGAGTGGCCCGGGAGCTAGACGGAAGCCTAGCTTTTTGGATGCATTGTCGCCAGATAAACGTGCACTCTTTGAGGAGCACGCACGTGACGACGATGATGTGCCCTCCTGCAGCGACACTCAGCGTAGTGTGTCAACCACCGTAAATCGCGCAAGCGCTGCCCCCGCAACCCCCTCGAGCAGGATCGACTGCGGACAGGAGGGTGGTTTCACGAAAGTGGAATCGAGGGGAGAACGAAAAAGGAGACGACAACGAGGGAACGTCCCATGTACCCCGGAGCCAGGACGGCCAGGAGGCCACGACGACCCACGCAGAGCTGGAATGAGTGGGGCCACTCTAAAGTGGTACCTGAGGTTCCTCGAGGACGGCATGACGCCGGAGTCAGCCGAAAAGCGGGCTTTGAATAGGAGCAGTGGGAACATCCCCTCTCCAAGCAATACACGACGTGTAGGTACCAATGGCGGTTCGTCTGCAACTAGACGCAGGAATCGGAGGCGCCGCCGAGCTCAAGCAGCCCAATCGGAGGGGCGAATCGAAGCAAGGCCAGCACCCCAGGAGGAACCCAGTCGGATGAAGAAACGGAAGAGCGTCCAGATAACACCTCAGGAGCCACCATTGCCCAAGAGAATACGGGAAGACAGACCACAGGGAGCCGGTGGAAAACGCCCCAACCCCAACCAGCAGCCGATGAAGACCACGAGCCGCAAATACTCGGAGGCTGTCAGCAATATACGGATGGCAGTGTTGCCCAACAACTACCCTGCGGAGGCACTAGGGTCTGAGCAGCTGACGGCTCTCCAAGACTGCCTAGTCAATGCCCTTACTATCGGCGTCGGCTATACCGGTGCCTTTAATGGCATCTTTTTCAAAGGCGGCATGTTGCTGGTCGACTGCCAGGATGAAAAGTCGGCCACCTGGCTGAAGAACATCACGCCGAGGCTAGAGGGCTGGGAGGGTCCGGCCCTGTGTGTCAGAAGAGGAGAGGAAATACCGCAACTACACAGTATGGTGGCGTTTTTCCCCAGGAGTGCTGACAAGAGCTATGACTTCGCGCTCAATCTGGTGAGAAACCAGAACGAAGGTTTGAGTACCTCAGCGTGGAAGGTCGTAGCAAGCAGTGTTGAAGGTTCCGGGTGGAACCTCAACATTACGATGGATGACGTATCATACACGTACATTAAGCAGAAGGGGTACAGGCTGAACTTCCGCTTCGGCAAGATTGTGGTGAGGCCATGGAGGCCCAAGGCTACGACCACGAGCCAAGAACCGCCAACGGGGACGACCGCAACACCAGCTCCACCCATAACCCGCCCAGTCGCGCTTGAAGCGACTGCCGCCGTGGTTTCGTGCGAGCAAGACGAGTCCCCCAACGACCAAATCTCGGCCGGGCAGGTTGCGACCACCGCCGCAGACGTGAACAGCGGAAACGGGAGCACCACAGCGCAGGAAAGTATGTTGCCGTCCACCCAAGAGCTTCTGGAAGGGCTGGAGATGCAGGTCGATGGAGAGACTGAAGACGAGGACCTGTCTCTCGTCGAACCCGTACTATAA